One Miscanthus floridulus cultivar M001 chromosome 11, ASM1932011v1, whole genome shotgun sequence DNA window includes the following coding sequences:
- the LOC136494281 gene encoding protein CHROMOSOME TRANSMISSION FIDELITY 7-like has protein sequence MQPKISAFFKRQEADPDPNSGDGEGNGHGSDGASTEAKRKAKGCRRGELVSKKRNYAQFHLELGQPDFLLHTCSVCGMMYARGNDEDEKVHRAYHKSYSGGVPFKGWKNETVMARSEGGDRVILATDENSCVSKSKVREVITVVEKELGFGEGKLLHKLCKVYLYISGQRIVGCLVTEPIKTAHRVIPSSPEESHNNLPVDSTEPGKNGHTLEFGEISFKREIIRRHNHSIKNKEECQDPGAIICETEAVPALCGFRAIWVVPSRRRKRIASKLMDVARKTFCEGKTLGISQFAFTPPTSSGKGLACRYCKTSAFLVYKDGLV, from the exons ATGCAGCCCAAGATCAGCGCGTTCTTCAAGCGGCAGGAAGCGGACCCAGACCCGaacag TGGCGACGGTGAGGGGAATGGGCATGGAAGCGACGGCGCGTCGACGGAGGCGAAGCGGAAGGCCAAGGGCTGCAGGCGCGGTGAGCTCGTCAGCAAGAAGAGGAACTACGCGCAGTTCCATCTGGAGCTGGGGCAGCCTGATTTCCTACTCCACACGTGCTCCGTCTGCGGCATGATGTACGCCCGAGGGAACGACGAGGACGAGAAGGTTCACAGGGCCTACCACAAGAGCTACTCCGGGGGAGTCCCTTTCAAG GGCTGGAAAAATGAGACAGTGATGGCGAGGTCCGAAGGTGGTGATCGGGTTATTCTTGCAACTGATGAGAACTCTTGTGTGTCGAAAAGTAAG GTCAGAGAGGTGATCACAGTGGTGGAAAAGGAGCTGGGATTTGGTGAAGGGAAACTTCTGCATAAGCTTTGCAAG GTGTATCTATACATATCTGGACAAAGGATCGTGGGGTGCCTTGTCACTGAACCAATAAAAACAGCACATAGAGTTATCCCAAGCTCCCCGGAAGAAAGCCATAACAATTTGCCAGTTGACAGTACTGAGCCAGGAAAAAATggtcatacattagagtttggcGAAATTAGTTTCAAGAGGGAAATCATAAGGCGGCACAATCATTCaatcaagaacaaagaagagtgcCAGGACCCTGGTGCCATAATTTGTGAAACAGAAGCTGTTCCTGCACTTTGTGGATTTCGAGCCATCTGGGTGGTACCATCACGCAGAAGAAAACGAATTGCCTCAAAGCTAATGGATGTTGCAAG GAAAACCTTCTGCGAAGGCAAGACTTTGGGGATTTCACAGTTTGCTTTCACTCCTCCGACCTCCTCTGGCAAGGGGCTAGCATGCCGTTACTGCAAGACCAGTGCATTCTTAGTGTACAAAGACGGACTTGTGTAA